Proteins encoded together in one Palaemon carinicauda isolate YSFRI2023 chromosome 45, ASM3689809v2, whole genome shotgun sequence window:
- the LOC137634893 gene encoding uncharacterized protein yields the protein MEAEYRSLTSLRGHITRGLNYMTDAPTSDAGVRYLELQSASLEKRWNSYESRWDIFVDKYIDESGHDEREARQIDLQDKYHEIQLKLSLYMKQFSPISQSNPHGSTNSMIKVKLPEIKLKEFSGDPLDWTRFWNQFSTSIHLKKDIDDVTKYVYLTQCIKGNAQKLLAGFKGEASDYGDAIKALTEMYGDPKKIRRTLLRSLINLGKPKYVRSEIFDFKVDLENLLMQIGHDSEIDVSSNEMILRELIVLKLPKEVEDFMFGLYKTMYFSVSQIKEGLQHLLNFMEHENKGSANKGTPEVNKIRFQSPAKPSSPFKGSSTVGTYTTLSNYSCIYCKGKHRPFDCTIYSSLNARRERLKVLNRCIKCTKVHQSTECATILNMCPHCRKGKHYSFLCISSPGSVGTPNIGKSTVTSKDINSDKLNGDPVTTNQVMSIINKQSSHQNYSVALPTAMVTVRSEDGQLISVRCLFDSGSQRSFIHKDLANKLSLRTVSTVNMILNSFDGMGDSRDYEIVNPVVSLGNRKKRVSLIVVKDMPEPIITPGLCDTMRYLDKIGYHLADRDIKSDKIDNIKMLIGADFLGNYLSDMRQVNNVDLLESPGGYLIYGLIPHRGMDHIHCNSALVAGVSVELGENAPLLVDPRTISSAVVDDTLPVHKLWDLDVVGIIPSQVSPSDVETISKYETTVLHRNGRYWGELPFKHNHPFLPTNYNVALGQMYNQLKRFQHQPDHLKCYDNIIKEQLKLGFIEEVENPVISPNTHYLPHHAVRKNSSTTPLRVVYNCSAKPSKSSASLNDCLMTGPSLTEKLFDVLVGFRMNKFACIADIEKAFLQIGLQQHHRDFTRFLWLEDPFDENSRVKTYRFKSVLFGATFSPFLLQMTLQYHFQISHSPYSGVLLSSFYVDNFQHNADNEQQLVELYDVANVEMKVIIWSDSEVALQWLKNNKCKITSIQNRVAQIKEIGSSFNVLYVSTKENPADLLTRGISITQFHDFVLSISAPVTVISENGSNFLASAKFFDQLLMQRDVKEYMAVNNIQWRFIAPRAPWQGGFYERLIGLTKSCLNKVLFKKRVNADELETVLKEIQCKLNNRPLTYIDAETPIEPLAPIHLWCGRIINPMPSVVLDSQEDPNFLVHSEFNKRYSQVSVILNHFENMWRNEYLTALREKHYGGSQACQDKAPLVGDVVIVERPGPQHEWPLGRIVKLYPDKENIIRVVDVLYNGSISKRTIDKLVPLEIHSPLINSTIAQGEESQPNVSGETKQIHGDSVSEVRPLRKAALKAAKLRQYLIDNDQI from the exons ATGGAGGCTGAATACAGGTCACTGACCAGTTTGCGTGGTCATATCACGCGAGGTCTAAATTATATGACCGATGCTCCAACCAGTGATGCAGGAGTTCGCTATTTGGAACTTCAAAGTGCTTCTTTAGAGAAAAGGTGGAACAGTTACGAATCTCGATGGGACatatttgttgataaatatattgatgaaagtgGTCATGATGAGAGGGAGGCTAGACAGATTGACCTCCAagataaatatcatgaaattcAACTTAAGCTGTCATTGTATATGAAACAATTTTCCCCAATCTCTCAGAGTAATCCGCATGGTAGTACTAATTCTATGATTAAGGTAAAGTTGcctgaaataaaattgaaagagtTTTCAGGAGACCCTCTAGACTGGACTAGATTTTGGAATCAATTTAGTACATCTATTCATTTAAAGAAGGACATAGATGATGttactaaatatgtatatctaacccAATGTATTAAGGGCAATGCTCAAAAGCTACTTGCAGGTTTTAAGGGTGAAGCTTCTGATTATGGTGATGCCATTAAGGCGCTAACTGAAATGTATGGGGATCCAAAGAAGATAAGGCGAACTTTACTTAGGTCTTTGATTAATTTAGGGAAGCCTAAATATGTTAgaagtgaaatatttgattttaaggttGATTTGGAGAACTTACTCATGCAAATAGGTCATGATTCTGAGATTGATGTGTCGTCAAATGAGATGATATTGAGGGAACTTATTGTGTTAAAACTACCAAAAGAGGTAGAAGATTTTATGTTTGGTCTTTATAAAACCATGTACTTTAGTGTAAGTCAGATAAAGGAAGGTCTTCAACACTTATTAAATTTTATGGAACATGAAAATAAAGGGAGTGCTAATAAGGGAACACCAGAAGTCAATAAAATTCGTTTCCAGTCACCAGCAAAACCTTCATCTCCATTTAAGGGTTCAAGTACTGTAGGTACTTACACTACACTTAGTAATTATTCTTGCATATATTGTAAGGGAAAACATAGACCCTTTGACTGTACGATTTATAGCTCTCTAAATGCTAGGAGGGAAAGGTTGAAGGTATTGAATCGATGTATTAAATGTACTAAGGTACATCAGTCAACTGAGTGTGCCACCATTCTTAATATGTGTCCTCATTGTAGAAAAGGAAAACATTATTCGTTCCTTTGTATTAGTTCTCCAGGTTCAGTTGGTACTCCAAATATTGGTAAGTCCACAGTAACTAGTAAGGATATTAACAGTGATAAATTGAATGGTGACCCTGTAACAACGAATCAAGTGATGTCTATAATTAATAAACAGTCTTCTCATCAAAACTATAGTGTAGCTCTTCCTACTGCAATGGTAACTGTTAGATCAGAAGATGGTCAGTTAATCTCAGTCAGGTGCCTCTTTGATAGTGGAAGTCAGCGTTCCTTCATTCATAAAGATTTGGCCAATAAGTTAAGCCTCAGAACAGTTTCTACtgtaaatatgattttgaatagttttgatggTATGGGTGATTCCAGGGATTATGAGATTGTTAACCCTGTAGTTTCTTTGGGAAATAGGAAAAAGAGAGTATCATTGATTGTTGTGAAGGATATGCCTGAACCGATAATAACTCCTGGCCTTTGTGACACGATGAGATATCTTGATAAGATAGGTTATCATCTTGCAGATAGAGATATAAAATCAGATAAAATTGACAATATAAAAATGCTTATAGGTGCAGATTTCCTGGGAAATTATTTATCAGATATGAGACAAGTGAATAATGTAGATTTACTTGAATCTCCAGGTGGCTATTTAATTTATGGCCTCATTCCACATAGAGGTATGGATCATATTCATTGTAATAGTGCCCTTGTTGCTGGAGTGAGTGTCGAGTTAGGAGAAAATGCTCCATTGTTGGTTGATCCTCGCACAATAAGCTCTGCCGTGGTTGATGATACTCTTCCTGTGCATAAATTGTGGGATCTTGATGTGGTTGGAATCATTCCTTCACAAGTTTCGCCAAGTGATGtagaaactatttcaaaatatgaaactacTGTTTTGCATAGAAATGGAAGATACTGGGGGGAATTACCATTCAAGCATAATCATCCTTTTCTCCCAACTAATTATAATGTAGCATTAGGTCAAATGTATAATCAACTAAAAAGGTTCCAGCATCAACCAGATCATTTGAAATGTTATGATAACATAATCAAGGAACAATTAAAGTTGGGTTTTATTGAGGAGGTTGAAAATCCTGTAATAAGTCCCAACACCCACTATCTTCCACATCATGCAGTCAGAAAGAACTCCTCCACTACACCCCTTAGAGTGGTGTATAATTGTAGTGCAAAGCCGAGTAAATCCTCCGCTTCATTGAATGATTGTCTCATGACCGGTCCGTCATTAACGGAGAAATTATTTGATGTGTTAGTTGGGTTTAGAATGAATAAATTTGCCTGCATAGCAGATATTGAGAAGGCCTTTCTGCAGATTGGATTGCAACAGCATCACAGAGATTTTACTAGATTTTTGTGGTTAGAAGATCCATTTGACGAAAATAGTAGAGTAAAAACATATAGGTTTAAATCAGTTCTCTTTGGTGCTACTTTCAGCCCTTTTTTATTGCAGATGACCTTACAGTATCATTTTCAAATATCACATTCACCCTATTCAGGTGTTCTATTATCTAGTTTTTATGTGGATAATTTTCAGCACAATGCTGATAATGAACAGCAGTTGGTGGAATTATATGATGTGGCCAATGTTGAAATGA AAGTCATAATTTGGTCAGACTCAGAAGTTGCTCTCCAatggcttaaaaataataaatgtaaaattacctCCATTCAAAATAGAGTAGCTCAGATAAAGGAAATAGGATCCTCTTTCAACGTTTTATATGTATCCACCAAAGAGAACCCTGCAGATCTCCTAACAAGGGGTATTAGTATTACTCAGTTTC acgATTTTGTGCTATCTATTTCTGCCCCTGTCACTGTGATTTCTGAAAATGGTAGTAATTTCTTGGCCAGTGCCAAATTTTTTGATCAATTGTTGATGCAAAGAGATGTAAAGGAATATATGGCTGTTAATAATATACAATGGAGGTTCATTGCACCCCGTGCTCCTTGGCAGGGGGGATTCTATGAACGCCTCATTGGACTAACCAAGTCCTGTCTAAATAAGGTACTGTTCAAGAAAAGAGTTAATGCAGATGAATTAGAAACTGTGTTGAAGGAAATTCAGTGTAAATTGAATAATCGTCCCTTAACTTACATAGATGCAGAAACTCCCATCGAACCTCTTGCCCCAATTCATTTATGGTGTGGTAGGATCATAAATCCTATGCCATCAGTAGTGCTAGATAGTCAAGAAGATCCAAACTTTTTGGTTCATAGTGAATTCAATAAACGTTACAGCCAAGTGTCTGTTATTCTTAACCACTTTGAAAATATGTGGAGAAATGAATACTTAACTGCATTACGTGAGAAACATTACGGTGGCTCACAAGCATGTCAGGATAAAGCTCCACTTGTAGGGGACGTAGTTATTGTTGAACGGCCAGGTCCGCAACATGAGTGGCCCTTAGGTcgtattgttaaattgtatccAGATAAAGAAAACATCATAAGAGTAGTGGATGTTCTGTACAATGGATCTATAAGTAAGCGTACCATAGACAAATTGGTTCCTTTGGAAATCCACTCGCCACTTATAAACTCCACAATAGCGCAGGGTGAAGAATCACAACCTAACGTTAGTGGTGAAACCAAACAGATTCATGGAGATAGTGTGAGTGAAGTGCGTCCTTTAAGGAAAGCAGCTTTAAAAGCTGCCAAGCTCCGTCAATATCTTATTGATAATGATCAAATTTAA